The following proteins are co-located in the Candidatus Atribacteria bacterium genome:
- a CDS encoding rod shape-determining protein (functions in MreBCD complex in some organisms), with amino-acid sequence HNLYIGDLTAEEIKLGLSNNTKDRENGDYEIRGRDKVAGLPKIIKISKDELREALSEPLRIIANIVRIALEKTPPELISDIVDKGIIMTGGGALLVGLPELLQEEIGIPVFVSPKPVYCVIKGIGKVLENFNFYQGVLIRTNRTV; translated from the coding sequence CTCATAATCTATATATTGGTGATTTAACGGCTGAAGAAATTAAGCTTGGTTTATCTAATAATACAAAAGATAGAGAAAATGGTGATTATGAAATAAGGGGTAGAGACAAAGTTGCAGGTCTTCCCAAAATAATTAAAATTTCCAAAGATGAGCTCAGGGAGGCTCTTTCTGAGCCCTTAAGAATAATTGCAAATATCGTAAGAATAGCCTTGGAAAAAACACCTCCTGAATTGATCTCAGACATTGTGGATAAGGGTATAATTATGACTGGTGGAGGTGCACTTTTAGTAGGTTTACCAGAGCTTTTACAAGAAGAGATAGGTATTCCGGTTTTTGTATCTCCCAAACCGGTCTACTGTGTTATTAAGGGGATAGGAAAGGTTTTAGAGAATTTTAATTTTTATCAAGGAGTTTTGATTAGAACAAATAGAACAGTGTAA
- the mreC gene encoding rod shape-determining protein MreC: protein MGNLKKFFSKNDTLVIFTLLIIITIFIMTIDYHGKTYLNWLESIGLKLFSPINRGITLVIDNTKNYVKAIADFKKVEEENKELREKYEITYQENAILKEKLIAYDRLKKLLELKEAFSYEMIPSLVISREPGNWFNSIIIDKGVADGVEKNMAVATHRGLVGRVVSADSRTAKILLILDQRSAVGGMTQRSRDIGVVKGSESNYCYIEYLSNDADIKINDVVITSGLGSIFPKGIIIGKIVGIKKESHDLFQKVIVRPEVDFTKLEEVFVVKISE, encoded by the coding sequence ATGGGAAATTTGAAAAAATTTTTTTCTAAAAACGACACTTTAGTAATTTTTACTTTACTAATTATTATAACTATATTTATAATGACTATCGATTATCATGGTAAAACCTACCTTAATTGGTTAGAGAGCATTGGATTGAAACTTTTTTCCCCCATTAATCGGGGGATAACTTTAGTTATTGATAATACAAAAAACTATGTAAAAGCTATAGCTGATTTTAAGAAAGTAGAAGAAGAGAATAAAGAACTAAGAGAAAAATATGAAATTACCTATCAGGAAAACGCTATCCTAAAAGAAAAATTAATAGCTTATGATCGATTGAAAAAACTCCTAGAACTTAAAGAAGCTTTTTCTTATGAAATGATTCCCTCTTTGGTAATCAGCCGAGAACCGGGGAATTGGTTCAATAGTATAATTATCGATAAAGGAGTAGCCGATGGAGTAGAGAAGAACATGGCGGTAGCAACTCATCGCGGATTGGTAGGTAGGGTGGTTAGTGCGGATTCCCGAACAGCAAAAATATTATTAATTTTAGATCAAAGAAGTGCTGTAGGAGGTATGACCCAGAGATCGAGAGATATAGGGGTCGTGAAGGGGAGTGAAAGCAATTATTGCTATATAGAATATCTATCCAATGATGCCGATATAAAAATAAATGATGTAGTAATCACTTCCGGATTAGGAAGCATTTTCCCCAAGGGCATTATTATTGGTAAGATAGTTGGGATAAAAAAGGAAAGCCA